The genomic window AGATCAGCTCCTTGGTCTCACCCGGACGCAGCAGCACGCTGTTGGGATCGTCGTGCTTCATCATCGCGCCATGGGCACCGCCGCCATGGCCCATGTTGGCGTGATCGGTGACGATATCGGTCGCGGTCAGCATGCCCGCCTCCATCATCGCCATCATCTCCTTCTGATGCTCGGCGTGTGTGACGGCGGTTCCGATGTTGAACTCGTGCAGCAACTCGCCGCTGTTGGTCAGCACGAAGCGGATGGTCTCGCCGGCGCGTACCTTGATCGCGGTCGGTTTGAAGAACGTGTCGCCGAGCTCGACATTGATCGTGCGCGTGGCGGGGTTGGATTTGGCGGGGGCGCCGATGCTTTCGCCGTGACCGGGACTGGCCTGGG from Constrictibacter sp. MBR-5 includes these protein-coding regions:
- a CDS encoding cupredoxin family protein; its protein translation is MPTASMRASFVTATLLASAFGFTTLPAQASPGHGESIGAPAKSNPATRTINVELGDTFFKPTAIKVRAGETIRFVLTNSGELLHEFNIGTAVTHAEHQKEMMAMMEAGMLTATDIVTDHANMGHGGGAHGAMMKHDDPNSVLLRPGETKELIWRFAGGMTLEFACNVPGHYEAGMVGELKVL